A window of Octopus sinensis linkage group LG29, ASM634580v1, whole genome shotgun sequence contains these coding sequences:
- the LOC115226147 gene encoding uncharacterized protein LOC115226147, whose translation MNPDLKEKLNPFSHHYVCFVKRKCPHWKCQSCGQMVICEECGTEPNSTCLECQQPTTRESGIESRKLKEKDLLKVAKKLGNNWWQVGIFLGVETSELEIHDDSKDTVKQGYMVLHKWFKSCDPEKQTLKTLGDALEEAECLDALKCLSSDVK comes from the exons ATGAACccagatttgaaagaaaaattaaatcccTTTTCCCATCACT ATGTCTGTTTTGTGAAGAGAAAGTGTCCACACTGGAAATGCCAATCCTGTGGACAGATGGTGATCTGTGAGGAATGTGGTACCGAACCTAACTCTACATGTCTTGAATGTCAGCAACCCACAACCAGAGAAAGTGGAATTG AGAGTCGAAAGCTGAAGGAGAAGGATCTTCTGAAAGTGGCCAAGAAGTTAGGGAATAATTGGTGGCAAGTGG GGATTTTCTTAGGAGTTGAAACTTCTGAACTGGAAATTCACGACGATTCTAAAGACACTGTGAAACAGGGCTACATGGTGTTGCACAAATGGTTTAAAAGTTGTGATccagagaaacaaacactcaaaaCACTTGGAGATGCCCTCGAGGAAGCTGAGTGCCTTGATGCACTCAAATGTCTGTCATCAGATGTAAAGTGA